A genomic stretch from Bradyrhizobium quebecense includes:
- the groL gene encoding chaperonin GroEL (60 kDa chaperone family; promotes refolding of misfolded polypeptides especially under stressful conditions; forms two stacked rings of heptamers to form a barrel-shaped 14mer; ends can be capped by GroES; misfolded proteins enter the barrel where they are refolded when GroES binds): MAAKEVKFSVDARDKMLRGVDILANAVKVTLGPKGRNVVLEKSFGAPRITKDGVTVAKEIELEDKFENMGAQMVREVASKSADAAGDGTTTATVLAQAIVREGAKSVAAGMNPMDLKRGIDLAVEAVVADLQKNSKKVTSNEEIAQVGTISANGDAEIGKFLADAMKKVGNEGVITVEEAKSLETELDVVEGMQFDRGYISPYFVTNADKMRVEMDDAYILINEKKLSSLNELLPLLEAVVQTGKPLVIVAEDVEGEALATLVVNRLRGGLKVAAVKAPGFGDRRKAMLQDIAILTGGQAISEDLGIKLENVTLQMLGRAKKVMIDKENTTIVNGAGKKADIDARVAQIKAQIEETTSDYDREKLQERLAKLAGGVAVIRVGGATEVEVKERKDRVDDAMHATRAAVEEGIVPGGGVALLRASEQLKGLRTKNDDQKTGVEIVRKALSSPARQIAINAGEDGSVIVGKILENKAYNYGFDSQTGEYADLVKKGIIDPTKVVRTAIQNAASVAALLITTEAMVAELPKKNAGGPAMPPGGGMGGMDF; this comes from the coding sequence ATGGCAGCTAAAGAAGTCAAATTCTCCGTCGATGCGCGCGACAAGATGCTGCGCGGCGTCGACATCCTCGCCAATGCGGTGAAGGTCACTCTCGGTCCGAAGGGCCGCAACGTCGTGCTCGAGAAGTCGTTCGGCGCTCCCCGCATCACCAAGGACGGCGTCACCGTCGCCAAGGAGATCGAGCTCGAGGACAAGTTCGAGAACATGGGCGCCCAGATGGTGCGCGAAGTCGCCTCCAAGTCCGCTGACGCGGCCGGCGACGGCACCACCACGGCGACCGTGCTCGCCCAGGCGATCGTGCGTGAAGGCGCCAAGTCGGTTGCCGCCGGCATGAACCCGATGGACCTGAAGCGCGGTATCGACCTCGCGGTCGAAGCCGTCGTTGCGGACCTCCAGAAGAACTCGAAGAAGGTCACCTCGAACGAGGAGATCGCCCAGGTTGGCACCATTTCGGCCAACGGCGATGCCGAGATCGGCAAGTTCCTCGCCGACGCCATGAAGAAGGTCGGCAACGAGGGCGTGATCACGGTCGAGGAAGCCAAGTCGCTCGAGACCGAGCTCGACGTCGTCGAGGGCATGCAGTTCGACCGCGGCTACATCTCGCCCTACTTCGTCACCAACGCCGACAAGATGCGCGTTGAGATGGACGACGCCTACATCCTCATCAACGAGAAGAAGCTCTCCTCGCTGAACGAGCTGCTGCCGCTGCTCGAGGCCGTGGTGCAGACCGGCAAGCCGCTGGTCATCGTCGCTGAAGACGTCGAAGGCGAAGCCCTCGCCACCCTCGTCGTCAACCGCCTGCGTGGCGGCCTGAAGGTCGCGGCCGTCAAGGCTCCGGGCTTCGGCGATCGCCGCAAGGCCATGCTGCAGGACATCGCGATCCTGACCGGCGGCCAGGCCATCTCGGAAGACCTCGGCATCAAGCTCGAGAACGTCACGCTGCAGATGCTCGGTCGCGCCAAGAAGGTGATGATCGACAAGGAAAACACCACGATCGTCAACGGCGCCGGCAAGAAGGCCGACATCGACGCCCGCGTTGCCCAGATCAAGGCGCAGATCGAGGAGACCACCTCGGACTACGACCGTGAGAAGCTGCAGGAGCGTCTCGCCAAGCTCGCAGGCGGCGTCGCGGTGATCCGCGTCGGCGGCGCGACCGAGGTCGAGGTGAAGGAGCGCAAGGATCGCGTTGATGACGCGATGCATGCGACCCGTGCGGCTGTCGAGGAAGGCATCGTCCCGGGCGGCGGCGTCGCCCTGCTCCGTGCTTCCGAGCAGCTCAAGGGCCTGCGCACCAAGAACGACGACCAGAAGACCGGCGTCGAGATCGTGCGCAAGGCGCTGTCCTCCCCGGCTCGCCAGATCGCGATCAACGCCGGTGAAGACGGTTCGGTCATCGTCGGCAAGATCCTGGAGAACAAGGCCTACAACTACGGCTTCGACTCCCAGACCGGCGAGTATGCCGACCTCGTCAAGAAGGGCATCATCGACCCGACCAAGGTCGTCCGCACCGCGATCCAGAACGCTGCCTCGGTTGCCGCGCTGCTGATCACCACGGAAGCGATGGTTGCCGAGCTGCCGAAGAAGAACGCCGGCGGCCCCGCGATGCCTCCGGGCGGCGGCATGGGCGGCATGGACTTCTAA
- a CDS encoding co-chaperone GroES → MKFRPLHDRVVVKRIDAEEKTAGGIIIPDSAKEKPSQGEVIAVGPGGRDEAGKLIPIDIKVGDRVLFGKWSGTEVKIDSEDLLIMKESDIMGVLDVPASKKKAA, encoded by the coding sequence ATGAAATTCCGTCCGCTTCACGACCGCGTCGTGGTCAAGCGTATCGACGCCGAAGAGAAGACTGCTGGCGGCATCATCATTCCGGACAGCGCCAAGGAAAAGCCCTCGCAGGGCGAAGTCATCGCCGTCGGCCCGGGCGGCCGCGACGAAGCTGGCAAGCTGATCCCCATCGACATCAAGGTCGGCGACCGCGTCCTGTTCGGCAAGTGGTCGGGCACCGAGGTCAAGATCGACAGCGAAGACCTGCTGATCATGAAGGAAAGCGACATCATGGGCGTGCTCGACGTCCCCGCTTCCAAGAAGAAGGCGGCCTAA